A DNA window from Clostridia bacterium contains the following coding sequences:
- a CDS encoding 8-oxoguanine deaminase, translating into MNQKLLKNIDLIVTFNDREESFEHCDILIEGAAIKEIGSKLSVVGDVEIIDCSGLTALPGFVNTHHHLYQTLFRGIKEVQEQPLFPWLIGLYEFWKNITPEAVYYGALVGFSELLRTGCTLTSDHHYVFPKDQPSTLIDDQIRAAREIGIRFHATRGSMSLGRDMGGLPPMEVVQTEEAILLDSERLINQYHDNSPFSMQRIALAPCSPFSVSRQLMLQAKDLARKKGVMLHTHLAETLDEEKFCLERYGRRPFELMEDLEWVGNDVWFAHGIFLSDGEIDRLQGSGIAHCPSSNMKLSSGICRTTEIVRAGGKLSIAVDGSASNDGSNMWEEVRRAYLLNHLKYGTEGLTAYEILKVATRGGADVLGRNDTGRLDVGKAADIVLFDLKGIEYSGCHDPLVSLVCLGNSSLVDMTIVNGKVVVKDGKLTTIDSDKVAVDAHNTAVKIVNKQRNS; encoded by the coding sequence ATGAATCAAAAGCTGTTAAAGAATATTGACCTTATAGTCACTTTCAATGATCGAGAGGAATCCTTTGAACACTGCGATATATTGATTGAGGGAGCAGCCATCAAGGAGATAGGCAGTAAGTTAAGTGTTGTGGGAGATGTTGAAATAATTGACTGCAGTGGATTAACTGCACTGCCGGGTTTTGTAAATACACACCATCATCTCTATCAGACCTTGTTCAGAGGGATTAAAGAAGTGCAGGAGCAGCCTCTTTTTCCATGGTTGATCGGCTTATATGAATTTTGGAAAAATATCACACCGGAAGCAGTTTACTACGGTGCCTTGGTGGGCTTTTCAGAACTTCTTCGTACAGGCTGCACTTTGACCTCGGATCATCATTACGTGTTCCCCAAGGATCAGCCTTCAACACTTATAGATGATCAAATAAGGGCTGCAAGGGAGATCGGTATAAGGTTCCACGCAACAAGAGGATCCATGTCTCTTGGCAGAGATATGGGAGGCCTGCCTCCGATGGAGGTTGTACAAACCGAAGAAGCTATCCTTCTGGATAGTGAAAGATTGATAAATCAGTATCATGACAATAGCCCCTTTTCAATGCAGAGAATCGCTCTAGCACCCTGCTCCCCATTTTCCGTAAGCCGTCAGCTCATGCTGCAGGCAAAGGATCTGGCGAGAAAGAAAGGGGTCATGCTTCATACACATCTGGCCGAAACCCTTGATGAAGAAAAGTTCTGTTTGGAGCGTTACGGCAGGAGGCCTTTCGAGCTCATGGAGGATCTGGAGTGGGTTGGAAATGATGTATGGTTTGCACATGGTATATTTTTGAGCGATGGGGAAATAGACAGACTGCAAGGCTCAGGAATTGCCCATTGTCCTTCCTCTAATATGAAGCTTTCCAGCGGTATCTGCAGGACAACAGAAATCGTAAGAGCAGGAGGGAAGCTCTCCATAGCGGTAGACGGCAGTGCAAGCAATGATGGGTCCAATATGTGGGAAGAAGTACGACGAGCATACTTGTTAAACCACCTGAAATATGGAACTGAAGGGCTAACAGCCTATGAAATCCTCAAAGTAGCTACCAGAGGCGGCGCAGATGTTTTAGGACGAAATGACACCGGAAGGCTTGATGTTGGTAAAGCTGCCGATATCGTTCTTTTCGACCTTAAAGGTATTGAATACTCCGGATGTCACGATCCCTTGGTATCATTAGTTTGTTTGGGGAATTCAAGCTTGGTTGACATGACTATCGTTAACGGTAAAGTTGTAGTTAAAGATGGAAAACTTACAACGATTGATTCAGATAAAGTGGCAGTGGATGCTCATAATACAGCTGTGAAAATTGTAAACAAACAAAGAAACAGTTAA
- the ygfK gene encoding putative selenate reductase subunit YgfK, with product MSDKMRPISFEKMILWVTKELKEKDSIFGIHRSKFYNNKSGNYIELFGEKLASPIGPAAGPNSQLTQNIAAAYLTGCRFIELKTVQKLDGEDLPVSKPCIFAQDEGYNVEWSTELRVPDAYNEYIKAWFLLHVLMIELGLSDKRDFMFNMSVGYDLEGIKSPKMDAYIEGMRNASKTEIWNECREALLSNMHLFSHFTREDLDKVSPVVCPSITLSTLHGCPPQEIERISNYFLTEKNLHTFVKMNPTLLGEKFVRETLDTMGYDYIALNGHHFVNDLQFGDGVAMLKRLKAVGKELNLAVGVKLTNTLPAKILNQELAGEEMYMSGRSLYALSISLAARLAKEFDGDLQISYSGGVDFFNIDKVLAVGIQPVTFATTILKPGGYERITQMAEKVEGQLKGAFAGIDIAKIDSLAKNALTDKHHRKELRPVNSRKLTSKLPLYDCAIAPCTIGCPINQQIPQYVALVGEEKYDEAFSVIVNDNASPSITGSICDHQCQYKCTRLDYDESVLIRDMKKIAAVNAQDKYIAGIKPADIKSNKKVAVVGAGAAGLATALFLRRNGVEVTVMDKKDRPYGIVEYVIPEFRISKDMVKKDLELVKSQGVEFKLGIDENFNVNALKKDYDYIVVAIGAWKPGQISLKEGAEKTVNAIAFLENYKAQNGNISLGKHVCVIGGGNVAMDAARAAKRVPGVESVSIVYRRTRQFMPADHEEIKMALDEGILFKELLSPSTYAGGKLICEEMILGNSDATGRRSPVPTGNTAALDADIVIVAVGEQVDGDLLRENGIELDSKGFPKVSAVCETNVSGVYVAGDVKKGPASIVKAIADGKAVAKDILAREGLSADFEKKVLPINEKALYEKKGILKNPICGEEESVRCLNCGSICELCVDVCPNRANAVIYIDGGFGSAHQIIHLDGMCNECGNCGIFCPHEGNPYKDKVTVFWNEADFKDSTNKGFLVTDMSKGICMVRTEEGETVNYTVGQENVVSKEMAGIIENCINKYSYML from the coding sequence ATGAGCGATAAAATGAGACCAATATCTTTTGAAAAAATGATTCTTTGGGTGACTAAGGAATTAAAAGAAAAAGATTCAATTTTTGGTATTCACAGAAGTAAGTTTTACAACAATAAAAGCGGAAATTACATTGAGCTGTTTGGGGAGAAGTTAGCTTCGCCAATCGGTCCTGCAGCTGGTCCAAACTCGCAATTAACACAGAATATTGCAGCAGCTTATTTGACCGGGTGCCGTTTTATAGAGCTGAAAACAGTACAAAAGCTTGACGGAGAAGATTTGCCTGTATCCAAACCGTGTATTTTTGCTCAGGATGAAGGCTACAATGTAGAGTGGTCGACAGAGTTAAGAGTGCCGGATGCTTATAATGAGTACATTAAGGCATGGTTTTTGCTGCATGTCTTGATGATTGAACTTGGTTTAAGCGACAAAAGAGACTTTATGTTCAATATGAGCGTAGGCTATGACCTGGAAGGTATAAAATCTCCCAAAATGGATGCCTATATAGAAGGAATGCGTAATGCATCAAAAACAGAAATATGGAATGAATGCAGAGAAGCGTTACTTTCAAATATGCATTTGTTTTCCCATTTCACAAGGGAAGACCTTGATAAGGTTTCTCCTGTGGTTTGTCCTTCTATTACACTTTCTACACTCCACGGATGCCCTCCCCAAGAGATTGAGCGGATATCCAATTATTTTCTTACAGAGAAAAATTTGCATACCTTTGTAAAAATGAACCCGACGCTACTAGGTGAAAAGTTCGTCAGAGAAACTTTGGATACAATGGGTTACGATTATATTGCACTTAATGGACACCATTTTGTAAATGATTTGCAGTTTGGAGACGGCGTTGCAATGCTGAAACGACTAAAAGCTGTCGGCAAGGAGTTGAACCTTGCAGTTGGGGTCAAATTGACAAATACATTACCTGCCAAGATTCTTAATCAGGAATTAGCAGGGGAAGAAATGTACATGTCAGGCAGATCGCTGTACGCCCTTTCTATTTCTTTGGCAGCTAGATTGGCTAAAGAATTTGATGGAGATTTGCAGATTTCATATTCAGGAGGCGTTGACTTCTTTAATATTGACAAGGTTTTAGCTGTTGGAATTCAGCCCGTTACATTTGCAACAACCATTTTAAAGCCCGGAGGCTATGAAAGAATCACACAGATGGCAGAAAAGGTAGAAGGGCAGCTCAAGGGTGCTTTTGCAGGCATTGACATTGCTAAAATAGACAGCCTTGCAAAGAATGCATTAACGGACAAGCACCACCGAAAAGAACTGAGACCGGTTAATAGCAGAAAGCTTACTTCCAAGCTGCCGCTTTATGACTGTGCCATAGCTCCCTGTACAATTGGGTGTCCAATCAACCAGCAGATTCCCCAATATGTTGCATTAGTGGGTGAAGAAAAGTATGATGAGGCTTTTTCGGTCATTGTCAACGACAATGCTTCACCGTCTATTACAGGATCAATTTGTGATCACCAGTGCCAGTACAAATGTACCCGTTTGGATTATGATGAGTCTGTTCTGATCAGGGATATGAAAAAAATAGCAGCTGTTAATGCACAGGATAAATACATTGCTGGAATCAAACCGGCAGATATAAAAAGCAATAAAAAAGTAGCGGTAGTCGGTGCAGGTGCTGCAGGTTTAGCAACAGCACTATTCTTAAGAAGGAATGGCGTCGAAGTTACTGTAATGGATAAGAAAGACAGGCCTTACGGTATAGTTGAGTATGTAATTCCTGAATTCAGAATATCGAAGGATATGGTCAAGAAGGATTTGGAGCTTGTTAAAAGTCAAGGAGTAGAGTTTAAGCTTGGCATTGATGAAAACTTCAATGTTAATGCATTGAAGAAAGACTATGATTATATTGTAGTAGCAATTGGTGCTTGGAAGCCGGGGCAAATCTCTCTGAAAGAAGGGGCTGAAAAGACTGTCAATGCGATTGCTTTCCTTGAAAACTACAAAGCTCAAAATGGAAATATCAGCTTAGGGAAGCATGTTTGTGTCATAGGCGGCGGAAATGTTGCAATGGATGCGGCCAGAGCTGCCAAGAGAGTGCCTGGGGTAGAATCAGTTTCTATCGTATACAGAAGAACAAGACAATTTATGCCGGCGGACCATGAAGAAATCAAAATGGCTTTGGATGAAGGAATCTTATTCAAGGAACTGCTTTCACCCTCAACATATGCAGGCGGTAAGCTTATATGTGAGGAAATGATTTTAGGAAACAGTGATGCGACCGGAAGAAGGAGTCCTGTTCCTACAGGAAATACAGCAGCATTAGATGCAGATATTGTCATCGTTGCAGTCGGTGAACAGGTTGATGGAGACTTGCTAAGGGAAAACGGGATAGAGTTGGATTCGAAAGGCTTCCCCAAAGTCAGCGCTGTTTGCGAGACGAACGTATCAGGCGTATATGTTGCCGGCGATGTAAAGAAAGGACCTGCGTCTATTGTTAAAGCCATTGCAGATGGAAAAGCGGTAGCAAAGGATATTTTGGCAAGAGAAGGCTTGAGTGCTGATTTTGAGAAAAAAGTTCTTCCTATAAATGAAAAAGCACTATATGAAAAGAAAGGTATTTTGAAAAATCCCATATGCGGAGAAGAGGAATCGGTCAGATGCCTCAATTGTGGAAGCATTTGCGAATTATGTGTTGATGTATGTCCTAACAGAGCGAATGCGGTAATATATATAGATGGAGGGTTCGGTTCTGCACATCAGATTATCCATTTGGATGGTATGTGCAATGAGTGCGGAAACTGTGGCATTTTCTGTCCGCATGAAGGGAATCCGTATAAAGATAAGGTTACTGTTTTTTGGAATGAAGCAGATTTCAAGGACAGCACTAATAAAGGCTTCCTGGTAACCGATATGTCAAAGGGGATTTGTATGGTTCGAACTGAAGAAGGAGAGACAGTCAACTATACAGTTGGACAGGAAAATGTTGTTTCAAAAGAGATGGCGGGCATCATTGAGAACTGTATTAACAAATATTCCTATATGTTATAA
- a CDS encoding YgeY family selenium metabolism-linked hydrolase, giving the protein MAYDFNKILELAEKYKPQMSKFLRDMIAIPSESCGEKEVIQRIMKEMKDVGFDKVETDPMGNVFGYIGHGKHLIAMDAHIDTVGVGNIKNWEYDPYKGYEDDEIILGRGASDQEGGMASMVYAGKIIKDLKLEDDFTLLIVGSVQEEDCDGLCWQYIIKELNIRPEFVVITEPTSCRIYRGHRGRMEIKVMTPGISCHGSAPERGDNAIYKMAPILMELKELNERLIDHPFLGKGTLTVSEIFHTSPSRCAVADSCWISIDRRLTAGENGEYALNQIRELPSVKAAKAEVTMYPYSRPAYTGLVYPTEAYFPTWFIEEDHPVCSTLLEVYEGLFEDEPTLDKWTFSTNGVSIMGKYGIPCIGFGPGHEDQAHAPNEKTWKNELVKAAAMYAAIPSLFVEKYADKMPKTTENLAE; this is encoded by the coding sequence ATGGCATATGATTTTAATAAAATACTTGAACTGGCTGAGAAATATAAACCTCAAATGTCAAAATTCTTGAGAGACATGATTGCAATTCCAAGTGAAAGCTGTGGAGAGAAAGAAGTAATCCAGAGAATAATGAAGGAAATGAAAGATGTCGGTTTTGACAAGGTTGAAACAGATCCAATGGGCAACGTGTTCGGTTATATAGGACATGGCAAACATCTGATTGCCATGGATGCACATATTGATACAGTAGGTGTTGGAAATATAAAGAATTGGGAATATGACCCATACAAGGGCTATGAGGATGATGAGATCATCCTCGGCAGAGGCGCAAGCGACCAGGAAGGCGGTATGGCCTCAATGGTTTATGCAGGAAAAATAATTAAAGATTTGAAGTTGGAAGATGATTTTACATTATTGATAGTAGGGTCCGTACAGGAAGAAGACTGTGATGGCTTGTGCTGGCAGTATATTATAAAGGAATTGAATATCAGGCCGGAATTTGTTGTTATTACAGAACCGACCTCCTGCCGTATATACAGAGGACACAGAGGCAGAATGGAAATAAAGGTAATGACTCCGGGTATCAGCTGCCACGGCTCCGCCCCGGAGAGAGGTGACAATGCCATCTACAAAATGGCGCCGATTCTCATGGAATTGAAAGAGCTTAATGAAAGACTTATAGATCATCCATTCCTTGGAAAGGGTACTTTGACTGTATCGGAGATATTCCATACATCCCCATCAAGATGCGCAGTTGCAGACAGCTGCTGGATTTCAATAGACAGAAGGCTTACTGCTGGAGAAAATGGAGAGTATGCATTGAACCAGATCAGAGAATTGCCATCCGTTAAAGCAGCAAAGGCTGAAGTAACAATGTATCCATACAGCAGACCCGCATACACAGGCTTGGTATACCCGACTGAAGCATATTTCCCAACCTGGTTCATTGAAGAGGATCATCCTGTTTGCAGTACATTATTAGAAGTTTATGAAGGACTTTTTGAGGATGAGCCGACATTGGATAAATGGACGTTCTCAACAAACGGTGTTTCTATTATGGGCAAATATGGCATACCATGCATAGGCTTTGGCCCGGGTCATGAAGACCAGGCTCATGCTCCAAACGAAAAGACATGGAAAAATGAACTGGTAAAAGCGGCTGCAATGTATGCAGCAATTCCATCACTATTCGTAGAAAAGTATGCTGATAAAATGCCTAAAACAACAGAAAACCTAGCAGAGTGA
- a CDS encoding pyridoxal-phosphate dependent enzyme, producing MRKLIDLTVNEERLQKTIQNAKERKIAIPTLAQMKDPNKIPAKVKEKLKNTGLWDVNPINLFRISWKNEPVKNGGLYNELPNYVEIPSAISGVKARIFAMTGKFFPTGAHKVGASFACLVPRLVTGQFDPTYHQAVWPSTGNYCRGGAYNSTLLGCSSIAILPENMSKERFEWLKTVAGEVIATPGCESNVKEIYDKTWELRRTRENVVIFNQFGELGNHLWHYEVTGHAMEEVIKAEAGSKGKLAGVCLTSGSAGTLGSGDYLKDQYPNAKIAVGEALQCPTLLNNGFGDHRIEGIGDKHVPWIHNVKNTDMVIAIDDNDSLGMFRLLNEPAGQEYLRGQGVSEDVIEKLSWVGISGAANIISCIKFAKYYELTENDMVITILTDSAEMYQSRLKEMEEERGKGYQQLDAAIDYNRCVQGLRTDSMEELTYQGKKRIHNLKYYTWIEQQMYDLDELNEQWYDYDNYWGRLHKMGPELDRMIEQFNERTGLTK from the coding sequence ATGAGAAAACTTATTGATTTAACAGTCAATGAAGAACGACTTCAAAAAACCATACAGAATGCTAAGGAAAGGAAGATTGCTATCCCAACCCTAGCTCAAATGAAGGATCCTAACAAGATACCGGCAAAAGTAAAGGAAAAACTAAAAAATACCGGTTTGTGGGATGTTAATCCAATCAACCTTTTCAGAATTTCCTGGAAAAATGAGCCTGTTAAAAATGGCGGATTATACAATGAATTACCTAACTATGTTGAGATTCCTTCTGCGATTTCCGGCGTTAAAGCAAGGATTTTCGCAATGACAGGAAAGTTCTTTCCTACCGGAGCACATAAGGTAGGTGCAAGCTTTGCTTGTTTGGTTCCACGCTTAGTTACCGGACAGTTTGATCCAACCTATCATCAAGCGGTTTGGCCTTCTACAGGCAACTACTGCCGTGGTGGAGCTTACAATTCTACACTTCTTGGCTGCAGCTCCATTGCAATATTACCTGAGAATATGAGCAAAGAGCGTTTTGAATGGCTTAAGACGGTAGCTGGAGAAGTTATAGCTACACCTGGCTGTGAGAGTAATGTAAAAGAAATATATGACAAAACATGGGAACTGAGAAGAACCAGAGAAAATGTTGTTATATTCAACCAGTTTGGGGAGCTTGGCAACCATTTATGGCACTATGAAGTTACAGGCCATGCTATGGAAGAGGTCATCAAGGCAGAAGCAGGCTCAAAGGGAAAACTTGCAGGTGTATGCCTGACTTCCGGTTCAGCAGGAACACTGGGCTCTGGGGACTATTTGAAGGATCAGTATCCAAATGCCAAAATTGCTGTTGGAGAAGCATTGCAATGTCCAACATTACTCAATAATGGTTTTGGGGATCACAGAATTGAAGGTATAGGCGACAAGCACGTGCCGTGGATTCATAATGTAAAGAATACAGATATGGTTATCGCAATAGATGATAATGACAGCTTGGGTATGTTCCGTCTCCTCAATGAACCTGCAGGACAGGAATACTTGAGAGGACAGGGTGTCTCAGAAGATGTTATAGAGAAGCTTTCCTGGGTTGGAATTTCAGGCGCTGCAAATATCATATCCTGCATAAAGTTCGCAAAATACTACGAGCTTACAGAGAATGATATGGTAATCACAATACTTACAGATTCAGCAGAAATGTACCAGTCGAGATTGAAAGAGATGGAAGAAGAAAGAGGCAAGGGATATCAGCAGCTTGATGCAGCCATCGATTACAATAGATGCGTTCAGGGTCTCAGAACAGACAGCATGGAAGAATTGACTTACCAGGGCAAGAAACGTATCCATAATCTCAAATACTACACATGGATCGAACAGCAGATGTATGATCTGGATGAGCTTAATGAGCAGTGGTACGATTATGACAACTATTGGGGAAGATTACACAAAATGGGACCTGAGCTTGATAGGATGATTGAGCAGTTTAATGAAAGAACTGGACTGACAAAATAA
- a CDS encoding threonine synthase produces MSKVLKLKCVKCGREYDPAEILYTCLDCGIDGILDVVLDYDQIKKELTHDYLKRNTDYSLWRYLPAIPLEDTKGIQPLQVGWTPLYDIKKLSKETGLNSFFLKDDSRNPTASLKDRASAVGVAKAIELDRYVMCAASTGNAASSLSGFAASAGIKTYIFVPETAPEAKVTQLLIYGSNVFLVKGTYDEAVELCFKAADEFGWYNRSCAINPYLVEGKKTISYEICEQLGWKALDIAVVAVGDGCSIGGVWKGFKECYTLGLIDKLPKIVGVQAANSNPVTRAFKNNTYEFDYRAPQTIADSISVGIPRNGIKALNAIHESKGYMVDVSDEEILSAMKILAQKTGVFGEPAGVTSFAGIMKMNELGLIKGDERVVSIVSGSGLKDIKSAVQAAGKANVVEPNLEDVKKIINK; encoded by the coding sequence ATGAGCAAGGTATTAAAGCTAAAATGTGTTAAATGCGGAAGAGAATATGATCCGGCTGAGATACTTTATACATGCTTGGATTGTGGTATTGATGGAATTTTGGATGTTGTTCTGGATTATGATCAGATTAAAAAGGAATTGACACACGATTATCTGAAAAGAAACACAGATTACTCTTTATGGCGTTATCTTCCTGCAATACCTTTGGAGGATACCAAGGGTATACAGCCGCTCCAGGTGGGATGGACACCACTCTATGATATAAAAAAGCTCTCAAAGGAAACAGGACTAAATAGCTTTTTCTTAAAGGATGACTCAAGGAACCCTACTGCATCCCTCAAAGACAGAGCAAGTGCAGTCGGAGTTGCAAAGGCTATTGAGCTTGATAGATATGTAATGTGTGCGGCATCAACAGGAAATGCAGCCTCCTCACTGTCAGGATTTGCTGCCAGTGCAGGTATAAAAACTTATATATTTGTACCGGAGACAGCTCCGGAGGCCAAGGTAACACAGCTTCTCATATACGGTTCAAATGTATTTCTTGTAAAAGGCACATATGATGAAGCAGTAGAGCTTTGCTTCAAGGCAGCTGATGAATTCGGCTGGTATAACAGAAGCTGTGCAATAAATCCATATTTGGTGGAAGGCAAGAAAACAATTTCTTATGAGATTTGTGAGCAGCTTGGCTGGAAGGCGCTAGACATCGCAGTCGTAGCTGTCGGAGACGGTTGTTCTATAGGCGGGGTATGGAAAGGCTTCAAGGAATGCTACACACTTGGTTTAATTGACAAGCTTCCCAAGATCGTTGGCGTTCAAGCCGCAAATTCCAATCCTGTGACAAGAGCCTTTAAAAATAATACTTACGAATTTGATTATAGAGCACCTCAGACTATAGCAGATAGTATTTCTGTAGGAATACCACGCAATGGCATCAAAGCTTTAAATGCTATACATGAATCCAAAGGTTATATGGTAGATGTATCCGATGAAGAAATACTTTCAGCAATGAAGATATTGGCTCAAAAAACAGGCGTTTTCGGGGAACCTGCTGGAGTTACAAGTTTTGCAGGAATTATGAAAATGAATGAACTTGGATTGATTAAGGGTGATGAAAGAGTTGTCAGTATAGTCAGCGGAAGCGGTCTCAAGGATATAAAGAGCGCTGTGCAAGCTGCTGGAAAGGCAAACGTTGTAGAACCAAATTTGGAGGATGTTAAAAAAATTATTAATAAATAA
- the xdh gene encoding selenium-dependent xanthine dehydrogenase, which yields MVSFRLNGRATSVQNGTILLKYLREVEKLTSVKNGCDEGVCGACTILIDGKAVRCCTMKVDKLQDKEVLTVEGLSELEREIYSNAFAEAGAVQCGFCTPGMVLSAKALLDQNLNPAEEDIKKAIRNNICRCTGYVKIINAIMLAAEALRELKHIRLNTCKSNIGQNWRRIDAIQKALGEATYCDDVFMDDMLYVSVLRAMKPRARVLSIDTVKAGSLEGVEAVLTAAEVPGENYQGYIFKDWPTFVPVGEMTRCAGDAVAAVVARTKEIADEALQLIEVKYEEMEPVTDPKRALEEDAPKIHEKGNLLSRTYVKRGNPEEALAASKYTVKNTYKTPPLEHAFIEPESTVAFYDGDVLTLYVATQSVTHDHHEICRILGLPHDKVRVILQNVGGGFGGKEDLSVQHYAALGTFYTKKPCKYTFTREESLLCHPKRHGMELEITTGCDDQGILTAMTARIIADTGAYASLGTAVLERACTHACGPYSIPNIELDGYCVYTNNPPAGAFRGFGVPQSNFGAEANMDQLADLAGLDRWEIRYRNAVEPGMVLANGQICGDDVAIKETLLAVKDDYYNNKYAGIACAFKNTGIGVGLPDIGRCRIRVKDGKVVIYSAASCIGQGLATVMIQIVSETVGIDGTNIIFNQPDSSLCPDSGATTASRQTLFTGEACRQAALKLKTELEIKTLEELEGQDFEGEFNGITDPIKSGKENPISHVAYGYATHVVILNDDGKVAKIVAAHDIGKAINPLNVEGQVEGGVIMGLGSALREKLVYEKGLVKSKFGTLGLLRATEIPEIDVKIIEKNLSELAFGAKGIGEIALIPVAAAVASAYERFDGIRRLELPLEETPYNRKKVKE from the coding sequence TTGGTTAGTTTCAGGCTAAACGGAAGAGCAACTTCTGTACAAAACGGAACAATTCTTTTGAAATACCTTAGAGAAGTGGAAAAGCTGACATCTGTTAAAAATGGCTGCGACGAAGGGGTATGCGGTGCCTGCACTATTTTGATAGACGGTAAAGCAGTAAGGTGCTGCACTATGAAGGTTGATAAGCTGCAGGATAAAGAGGTACTTACTGTTGAAGGGCTCAGTGAATTGGAAAGGGAAATATATTCAAATGCATTCGCTGAAGCAGGAGCAGTACAATGCGGTTTTTGTACACCCGGCATGGTGCTGAGCGCCAAAGCATTACTGGATCAGAATCTGAATCCTGCGGAAGAAGACATAAAAAAAGCTATCAGGAATAATATTTGCAGATGCACCGGCTATGTAAAGATTATTAATGCAATTATGCTTGCCGCAGAAGCCTTAAGGGAATTGAAGCATATCAGATTGAACACATGCAAATCCAATATCGGACAAAATTGGCGCAGGATTGACGCTATACAAAAGGCATTGGGCGAAGCAACTTATTGCGATGATGTTTTCATGGATGATATGCTTTATGTTTCTGTTCTTAGAGCAATGAAGCCCCGTGCTAGAGTATTGTCGATCGATACGGTCAAAGCCGGATCCTTAGAAGGTGTGGAAGCAGTTTTGACAGCAGCTGAAGTGCCGGGAGAAAATTACCAGGGATATATTTTCAAAGACTGGCCGACCTTTGTACCGGTTGGAGAAATGACACGCTGTGCTGGAGATGCAGTAGCGGCAGTTGTTGCCAGAACGAAAGAAATTGCAGATGAGGCTTTACAGCTCATTGAAGTAAAGTATGAAGAAATGGAGCCTGTTACAGATCCTAAAAGAGCTTTGGAGGAGGATGCTCCAAAGATTCATGAAAAGGGTAATCTGTTGAGCAGGACCTATGTAAAAAGAGGAAATCCTGAGGAAGCACTGGCTGCATCCAAATATACAGTGAAAAACACCTATAAGACACCTCCTCTGGAGCATGCCTTTATCGAACCTGAAAGTACAGTTGCTTTCTATGATGGAGATGTCTTGACTTTATATGTTGCTACTCAGAGTGTTACTCATGACCATCATGAAATATGTCGTATACTTGGTCTGCCTCATGATAAGGTAAGAGTAATTCTACAAAATGTAGGCGGAGGCTTCGGAGGCAAAGAGGACTTGAGCGTTCAGCATTATGCGGCTTTAGGAACTTTTTATACAAAGAAACCTTGCAAATATACTTTTACCAGAGAAGAAAGCCTGTTATGCCATCCGAAACGACACGGTATGGAATTAGAGATTACAACAGGCTGCGATGATCAGGGAATACTTACTGCAATGACTGCAAGAATTATTGCTGATACCGGTGCTTATGCATCCTTGGGGACTGCAGTTCTCGAGAGGGCATGTACTCACGCTTGTGGCCCATACAGTATTCCAAATATCGAATTGGATGGATACTGTGTATATACGAACAATCCTCCAGCGGGAGCATTCAGGGGCTTTGGTGTGCCACAGTCAAATTTTGGCGCAGAAGCTAATATGGATCAACTGGCAGACTTGGCAGGATTGGATAGATGGGAAATTCGATACAGAAACGCGGTTGAGCCCGGAATGGTTCTTGCCAATGGTCAGATTTGCGGTGATGATGTCGCTATTAAGGAAACCCTTCTTGCAGTTAAGGATGACTATTATAACAACAAATACGCCGGAATTGCGTGTGCATTTAAAAACACCGGTATAGGCGTCGGCTTGCCGGATATCGGCCGCTGCCGCATCAGGGTAAAAGACGGCAAGGTGGTCATCTACTCGGCTGCATCTTGCATAGGGCAGGGCTTGGCTACTGTAATGATACAAATAGTATCTGAAACAGTCGGGATCGATGGGACCAATATTATCTTTAATCAACCGGACTCATCCTTATGTCCTGACTCAGGAGCAACAACAGCATCAAGACAGACTTTGTTTACTGGTGAAGCTTGTCGTCAGGCCGCACTCAAACTAAAGACAGAATTGGAAATAAAAACTTTAGAAGAGCTGGAAGGACAGGATTTTGAGGGTGAATTCAATGGGATTACAGATCCTATTAAATCCGGAAAAGAGAATCCGATAAGCCACGTTGCATACGGCTATGCTACCCATGTAGTGATACTCAATGATGATGGCAAGGTTGCAAAGATAGTTGCTGCTCATGATATAGGAAAAGCAATAAACCCTCTGAACGTAGAAGGACAGGTGGAGGGCGGTGTAATAATGGGCTTGGGCTCAGCGTTGAGAGAGAAGCTGGTCTATGAAAAAGGACTTGTAAAATCGAAGTTTGGGACTCTTGGCTTGTTAAGAGCTACTGAAATACCGGAAATTGATGTAAAAATTATAGAAAAGAATCTATCGGAGCTGGCATTCGGAGCAAAAGGGATTGGTGAGATAGCTTTAATCCCGGTAGCTGCAGCAGTGGCTTCGGCTTATGAAAGATTTGACGGTATAAGAAGGCTTGAACTGCCTTTGGAGGAGACTCCTTATAATAGAAAGAAGGTGAAGGAATGA